The following are encoded together in the Bos indicus x Bos taurus breed Angus x Brahman F1 hybrid chromosome 24, Bos_hybrid_MaternalHap_v2.0, whole genome shotgun sequence genome:
- the LOC113882971 gene encoding serpin B3-like has protein sequence MSSLSEAIIHLAIDLFHQIRKSEKENIFLSPFSISSALAMTYLGARENTASQMQKVLHFNKIAENTRGGAAKEHVEKPGNVHQHFQKLLTELKKSTDAYELSVANRLYREKEFRFLQEYMDNVQKFYLASVESADFKNAAEESRKMINSWVESQTNGKIKDLLPKDSLDSSTVLVLVNAVYFKGQWNQKFKEEHTAEEKFWLNKDTSKPVQMMKQTNSFKFGSLEDVQAKILEIPYKGEELSMLVLLPNEVDGLQELEDQLTAEKLIAWTSPQNMGKREVDLYLPRFKVEESYDLVPTLRALGMVDAFIFRVANFSGMNGSRDLAVSKVIHKSFVEVTEEGTEAAAATGVGVAVLTSLPIRESFRCDHPFLFLIKHIKTNSILFCGRVSSP, from the exons ATGAGTTCCCTCAGTGAAGCAATCATCCACCTTGCAATTGATCTGTTCCACCAGATCagaaaatcagagaaggaaaacatcTTCCTGTCGCCTTTCAGTATCTCGTCAGCCTTAGCCATGACTTACTTAGGGGCCCGAGAAAACACCGCATCACAGATGCAGAAG GTCCTTCACTTCAATAAAATCGCAGAGAACACAAGAGGAGGAGCCGCAAAAGAGCAC GTTGAAAAGCCAGGAAATGTTCATCAACACTTTCAAAAGCTTCTGACAGAATTAAAGAAATCCACTGATGCCTATGAGCTGAGTGTCGCCAACAGGCTCTACAGAGAAAAGGAGTTTCGGTTTCTCCAG GAATACATGGATAATGTTCAGAAATTTTATCTAGCCAGTGTGGAAtctgctgattttaaaaatgctgcAGAGGAAAGTCGAAAGATGATTAATTCCTGGGTGGAGAGCCAAACCAATG GAAAAATCAAGGACCTACTTCCCAAAGACTCTCTCGACAGCTCTACTGTTCTGGTTCTGGTGAACGCCGTCTATTTCAAAGGGCAGTGGAACCAGAAATTTAAGGAAGAACATACTGCAGAGGAAAAGTTTTGGCTGAACAAG GATACAAGCAAACCTGTGCAGATGATGAAACAAACCAATAGTTTCAAGTTCGGGTCACTGGAGGACGTGCAAGCCAAGATCCTGGAAATCCCGTACAAAGGCGAAGAGCTAAGCATGTTGGTGCTGCTGCCCAATGAAGTAGACGGTCTGCAGGAG CTTGAAGACCAGCTCACTGCTGAGAAGTTAATAGCGTGGACGAGCCCACAGAATATGGGGAAGAGAGAAGTGGACTTATACCTGCCTCGGTTTAAAGTGGAAGAGAGCTACGACCTCGTGCCCACACTGCGAGCCCTGGGGATGGTGGACGCCTTCATTTTCAGGGTCGCCAACTTCTCGGGCATGAACGGGAGCCGTGATCTGGCGGTATCAAAGGTCATCCACAAGTCCTTTGTGGAGGTGACCGAGGAGGGCACGGAGGCCGCAGCTGCTACCGGTGTGGGTGTTGCTGTCCTCACATCATTGCCGATTCGTGAGAGTTTCCGCTGCGATCACCCTTTCCTGTTCCTCATCAAGCACATCAAGACCAACAGCATCCTCTTCTGTGGCCGAGTCTCTTCCCCTTAG